A DNA window from Hordeum vulgare subsp. vulgare chromosome 1H, MorexV3_pseudomolecules_assembly, whole genome shotgun sequence contains the following coding sequences:
- the LOC123451753 gene encoding sugar transporter ERD6-like 4 — MSFRDESGGEDGRSSSASDLRKPFLHTGSWYRMSAAGGGAMDRLGSSAYGLRDSSISALLCTLIVALGPIQFGFTCGYSSPTQDAIMADLGLTLSEFSLFGSLSNVGAMVGAIASGQIAEYIGRKGSLMIAAIPNIIGWLAISFANDSSFLFMGRLLEGFGVGVISYTVPVYIAEIAPQNMRGALGSVNQLSVTIGILLAYTLGMFVPWRILSVLGILPCSILIPGLFFIPESPRWLAKMGKMEDFESSLQVLRGFETDISAEVNEIKRSVASSRRRTTIRFAEIKHKRYSVPLMIGIGLLILQQLSGVNGIFFYAASIFKAAGLKNSNLATCGLGAVQVVATGITTWLTDKAGRRLLLIISAIGMTVSLLVVSVSFFVKDNIQEASHLHSVMSMLSLAGLVAFVLAFSLGMGAIPWIIMSEILPVNIKSLAGSTATLANWMTSWLITMTASLMLNWSNGGTFAIYAAVSMGTLLFVCLCVPETKGRTLEEIAFSFR; from the exons ATGAGCTTCCGGGACGAGAGCGGCGGGGAGGACGGCCGGTCCTCCTCGGCGTCCGACCTGCGCAAGCCGTTCCTGCACACGGGGAGCTGGTACCGGATGTCCGCCGCCGGCGGAGGCGCCATGGACCGCCTCGGCTCCTCCGCGTACGGCCTCCGCGACAGCTCCATCTCCGCCCTGCTCTGCACCCTCATCGTCGCGCTCGGCCCCATCCAGTTCGGCTTCACCTGCGGCTACTCCTCGCCCACCCAGGACGCCATCATGGCCGACCTCGGCCTCACCCTCTCCGAG TTCTCTTTATTCGGATCCCTGTCCAACGTCGGGGCCATGGTGGGCGCCATTGCCAGTGGCCAGATCGCCGAGTACATCGGCCGTAAAGGG TCTCTGATGATCGCCGCAATCCCGAACATCATTGGGTGGCTTGCAATATCATTTGCAAAT gattcttcattcttgttcatGGGCCGTCTGCTGGAAGGATTTGGGGTCGGTGTGATATCCTACACG GTGCCAGTTTATATAGCAGAAATTGCTCCACAGAACATGAGAGGAGCTCTTGGTTCAGTCAATCAG CTCTCTGTTACAATCGGTATATTGCTTGCCTACACATTAGGCATGTTTGTTCCTTGGAGAATTCTTTCTGTTCTTG GCATTTTACCTTGCTCAATCCTGATACCTGGGCTGTTCTTCATCCCTGAATCACCAAGGTGGCTG GCAAAAATGGGAAAGATGGAAGATTTTGAATCTTCACTGCAGGTCCTGCGCGGATTTGAAACTGATATCTCAGCAGAAGTAAATGAAATAAAG AGATCAGTTGCGTCATCTAGGAGGAGGACAACCATACGATTTGCAGAGATCAAACACAAGAGATATAGTGTTCCTCTTATG ATAGGAATTGGTCTCCTTATACTTCAGCAACTAAGTGGCGTCAACGGCATTTTCTTCTATGCTGCAAGTATCTTCAAAGCTGCTG GTCTTAAAAACAGCAATCTAGCAACATGTGGTTTGGGGGCTGTTCAG GTGGTTGCTACTGGAATAACAACCTGGTTGACTGACAAAGCTGGTCGACGGCTACTTCTCATT ATCTCTGCTATAGGGATGACAGTCAGTCTTCTCGTTGTTTCTGTGTCATTTTTTGTGAAG GACAACATACAGGAAGCTTCTCATTTACACTCTGTGATGAGTATGCTTTCACTGGCTGGACTTGTG GCGTTTGTGCTTGCATTTTCCCTTGGCATGGGAGCCATCCCATGGATTATAATGTCTGAG ATTCTTCCTGTTAACATCAAGAGCCTTGCCGGAAGCACCGCCACCCTTGCAAACTGGATGACGTCGTGGCTCATCACGATGACCGCGAGCTTGATGCTAAACTGGAGCAACGGAG GAACCTTTGCTATCTACGCGGCGGTGTCCATGGGCACCCTCCTCTTCGTGTGCCTGTGCGTGCCGGAGACCAAGGGGAGAACGCTCGAGGAGATTGCGTTCTCGTTCCGCTGA